One Candidatus Eisenbacteria bacterium DNA segment encodes these proteins:
- a CDS encoding DUF3604 domain-containing protein, giving the protein MRCVIRGATVWILAFGLSVASVVSALAQPNPERNAYFGETHIHTSWSVDAWVMGNRLTGPAEALKYAQGETIKHPMGYDIKIDTPMDFMGVTDHSEYVGVTREANTPGSYVSKIPAAQPMIMKDPNSSEEQNKVFSYLLKLGSSAPVKAFMDPKVTATVWKENVKIADENNHPGKFTAFCSYEWTSMPGNRNLHRNVFFRACDKVPDYPFSALDSKLPTDLWNWMDAQRKSGNELLAISHNANVSDGWMYPVDVDNTTGRPIDAAWAAARDRNERLVEIKQGKGQSETHPLLSPNDEFASYELYEAILGLPGTVGRIDHITGSYGRQALKDGITMQDVRGYNPYKLGMAGGSDSHNTGSPYRQDNFYGLHADADGSVERRFAGVLIGGSMDVRLENPGGLTGVWAEENTRASLWDAMYRKETFGVSGPHIKVRFFGGWGYKADILNAADWVKQSYAGGVPMGADLSPAPSGKGVTPTFVVWAIKDPSSANLDRVQIIKGWSQNGQSFEKVFDVAWSGDRKPDKWTGRVPAVVSTVDVEKATYTNDAGSAELKTVWTDPEFDPSLHAFYYVRVLEIPTPRWTLIQAVKTGLPPPDVVPLTGQERAWTSPIWYTPSADARKNAPAGMTVADLKKKGATVLGDAQLKALVVGKAFWLQNNVTGEQFSESFTDEGHMIVSRVGRYANVPSGYGNVMRDGYEGTTIPYKITDGKLVTFVSQDPYAVTFYKLGNTYYGARSNEFGYANYEILPTPQIAINPLTEMSNQFSIELGLTEQQKQQIVPILKDEVTQLGTLKKNTSLSAVQKVEQLRKIGESFDVKISPLLNPDQQKKFQTFREQMRKRIIDQMAGEAAEKVEGALKRAL; this is encoded by the coding sequence ATGCGCTGTGTGATTCGTGGTGCAACCGTTTGGATCTTGGCCTTCGGGTTGTCGGTCGCGAGCGTGGTATCGGCCCTCGCGCAACCCAACCCCGAGCGCAACGCCTACTTCGGCGAGACGCACATCCACACGAGCTGGTCGGTCGACGCGTGGGTGATGGGGAACCGCCTCACCGGCCCGGCCGAGGCTCTGAAGTACGCCCAGGGCGAGACCATCAAGCACCCGATGGGCTACGACATCAAAATCGACACGCCAATGGACTTCATGGGCGTGACCGATCACTCGGAGTACGTCGGGGTCACGCGCGAGGCCAACACCCCGGGGTCCTATGTGAGCAAGATACCCGCGGCGCAGCCGATGATCATGAAGGATCCGAACAGTTCAGAAGAGCAGAACAAGGTCTTCTCGTACCTCCTCAAGCTGGGCTCGAGCGCGCCGGTCAAGGCGTTCATGGACCCGAAGGTCACGGCCACGGTGTGGAAGGAAAACGTCAAGATCGCCGACGAGAACAACCATCCCGGCAAATTCACCGCGTTCTGCTCGTACGAGTGGACGTCGATGCCCGGTAATCGCAACCTGCATCGGAACGTCTTTTTCCGTGCCTGCGACAAGGTGCCGGACTACCCGTTCAGCGCGCTCGACTCGAAGCTCCCCACGGACCTGTGGAACTGGATGGACGCGCAGCGCAAGAGCGGTAACGAGCTGCTCGCCATCTCGCACAACGCCAACGTCAGCGACGGCTGGATGTACCCGGTCGACGTCGACAATACGACCGGGAGGCCGATCGATGCGGCCTGGGCGGCCGCGCGCGATCGCAACGAGCGCCTGGTCGAGATCAAGCAGGGCAAGGGGCAGTCGGAGACCCATCCACTGCTCTCGCCCAACGACGAGTTCGCCAGCTACGAGCTCTATGAGGCCATCCTCGGCCTTCCGGGCACCGTCGGCCGCATCGACCACATCACGGGCAGCTACGGGCGGCAGGCGCTGAAGGACGGCATCACCATGCAGGACGTGCGTGGCTACAACCCGTACAAGCTCGGAATGGCGGGCGGCTCGGATTCGCACAACACCGGCAGCCCGTACCGGCAGGACAATTTCTACGGCCTCCACGCCGACGCCGACGGGTCGGTGGAGCGCCGCTTTGCCGGGGTCTTGATCGGCGGCAGCATGGACGTGCGCCTGGAGAACCCGGGTGGTCTGACGGGCGTGTGGGCCGAGGAGAATACCCGGGCGTCCCTGTGGGACGCGATGTACCGCAAGGAGACCTTCGGCGTCAGTGGGCCGCACATCAAGGTGCGGTTCTTCGGTGGCTGGGGCTACAAAGCGGACATCCTGAACGCCGCCGACTGGGTGAAGCAATCCTATGCCGGCGGCGTCCCCATGGGCGCCGACCTGTCGCCGGCGCCGTCGGGAAAGGGTGTGACTCCGACGTTCGTCGTGTGGGCCATCAAAGACCCGAGCTCCGCCAATCTCGACCGGGTCCAGATCATCAAGGGCTGGAGCCAGAACGGCCAGAGCTTCGAGAAGGTCTTCGACGTCGCCTGGTCCGGCGACCGCAAGCCCGACAAGTGGACGGGCAGGGTCCCCGCCGTCGTGAGCACGGTGGACGTCGAGAAGGCGACCTATACGAACGACGCCGGGTCGGCGGAGCTGAAGACGGTCTGGACGGATCCGGAGTTCGACCCGAGCCTGCACGCGTTCTACTACGTCCGGGTCCTGGAGATCCCGACGCCGCGCTGGACCCTGATCCAGGCCGTGAAGACGGGTCTTCCGCCGCCCGACGTGGTGCCGCTGACGGGGCAGGAGCGCGCCTGGACCTCGCCGATCTGGTACACGCCGTCGGCCGACGCGCGCAAGAACGCACCGGCGGGGATGACCGTCGCCGACCTGAAGAAGAAGGGCGCGACCGTCTTGGGCGACGCACAGCTGAAGGCACTCGTCGTCGGCAAGGCCTTCTGGCTGCAGAACAACGTGACCGGAGAGCAGTTCAGCGAGAGCTTCACCGACGAGGGGCACATGATCGTGTCCCGGGTCGGCCGGTACGCCAACGTGCCCAGTGGCTACGGCAACGTGATGCGCGACGGCTACGAGGGGACGACCATTCCGTACAAGATCACGGACGGCAAGCTCGTCACCTTCGTCTCGCAGGACCCGTACGCGGTCACGTTCTACAAGCTCGGGAACACCTACTACGGCGCGCGCAGCAACGAATTCGGCTACGCCAACTACGAGATCCTTCCGACGCCGCAGATCGCGATCAACCCGCTGACGGAGATGAGCAACCAGTTCTCGATCGAGCTGGGCCTGACCGAGCAGCAGAAGCAGCAGATCGTCCCGATCCTGAAGGACGAGGTCACGCAGCTCGGAACGTTGAAGAAGAACACTTCTCTCAGCGCGGTGCAGAAGGTCGAGCAGCTGCGGAAGATCGGCGAATCCTTCGACGTGAAGATCTCGCCGCTGCTCAATCCGGACCAGCAGAAGAAGTTCCAGACGTTCCGCGAGCAGATGCGCAAGCGGATCATCGATCAGATGGCAGGCGAGGCGGCGGAGAAGGTCGAAGGCGCGCTGAAGCGCGCGCTATAG
- a CDS encoding peptidylprolyl isomerase codes for MMRWLREPLLHFLVLGLALFVVNGYMNRGRSGVEPSRQIALTLDDLRQLTLYFESQWRRPPTPEEFGHLVEDKVREEVLYREGLAMGLDKDDTIVKRRLAQKLQFLAEDVAAAHEPDSAELKAWYDRHRDEFALPGRITFRQLYFSPDSRGAHVRADAEATLAKLARQPIDAPIAGSLGDSFMLQDYYGDRTSTQLAKDFGPAFAQAVFQLKPGSWQGPVESGFGWHLVFVDSFVPGRSPDFEEVEPDVKTAWLSQQKAEAWQKAYDAMRAKYAVLLPAPPAGESAPPASPPATDIPAPSGEGPS; via the coding sequence ATGATGCGCTGGCTGCGCGAACCGCTGCTCCACTTCCTCGTGTTGGGGCTCGCGCTGTTCGTCGTGAACGGCTACATGAATCGCGGCCGCAGCGGCGTCGAGCCGTCCAGGCAGATCGCGCTCACGCTCGACGATCTCCGGCAGCTGACCCTCTACTTCGAGTCGCAGTGGCGTCGACCTCCGACCCCCGAGGAGTTCGGCCATCTGGTGGAGGACAAGGTCCGGGAGGAGGTCCTGTATCGCGAAGGGCTGGCGATGGGTCTCGACAAGGACGATACCATCGTCAAGCGCCGGCTGGCGCAGAAGCTGCAGTTCCTGGCCGAGGACGTCGCCGCCGCGCACGAGCCGGACTCGGCGGAGCTGAAGGCCTGGTACGACCGGCACCGCGACGAGTTCGCGCTACCGGGCCGCATCACGTTCCGGCAGCTCTACTTCTCGCCCGACAGCCGCGGCGCGCATGTGCGGGCGGATGCCGAGGCGACGCTGGCAAAGCTCGCCCGCCAGCCCATCGACGCGCCCATCGCGGGCTCGCTCGGCGACTCGTTCATGCTGCAGGACTACTACGGCGATCGCACGTCCACGCAGCTCGCCAAGGACTTCGGACCGGCTTTCGCGCAGGCCGTCTTTCAGCTGAAGCCCGGTTCGTGGCAGGGGCCCGTCGAGTCCGGCTTCGGGTGGCACCTCGTGTTCGTGGATTCGTTCGTTCCCGGCCGCTCGCCCGACTTCGAGGAGGTCGAGCCGGACGTGAAGACCGCCTGGCTTTCCCAACAGAAGGCCGAGGCGTGGCAGAAGGCATACGACGCGATGCGTGCCAAGTATGCGGTGCTGTTGCCGGCGCCACCGGCCGGCGAGTCCGCTCCTCCTGCTTCTCCTCCCGCGACGGACATTCCCGCACCGTCGGGTGAGGGGCCCTCGTGA
- a CDS encoding HupE/UreJ family protein, with product MNLLQRRVGWCACLLLAMAVAAGTASAHESRPAYLEIKETAPGRFTVLWRTPVLAGMHLPVALKIPAGVQNVQEPTVEELADSLVERRSIDAGPDGLAGKRIEFPGLQLTITDVLVHVEMADGRTWTTIARPSQPWVEMAASQTWMEVATTYVVQGIRHILFGADHMLFVLGLLLIVHDRWMLLKTVTAFTAAHSITLAVATLGYAEAPTEPLNAAIALSILFLGPEIVRTWRGQTSFTIRHPWVVAFAFGLLHGFGFATALTSAGLPRSELPLALVSFNVGVEFGQVGFIALVLALERSFHVLQIRWPRWAQALPGYAVGTLGAFWTWQRLAILFGIT from the coding sequence GTGAATCTCTTGCAGCGCCGGGTTGGGTGGTGCGCGTGCCTGCTCCTCGCGATGGCCGTCGCTGCCGGCACGGCGTCGGCTCACGAGAGCCGGCCCGCCTATCTCGAGATCAAGGAGACGGCCCCGGGTCGCTTCACCGTGCTGTGGCGCACGCCGGTGTTGGCCGGCATGCACCTGCCCGTCGCGCTCAAGATCCCCGCCGGCGTGCAGAACGTACAGGAGCCCACCGTCGAGGAGCTCGCGGATTCGCTCGTCGAACGCCGCTCGATCGACGCCGGGCCGGATGGACTGGCGGGCAAGCGCATCGAGTTCCCCGGGCTGCAGCTCACCATCACCGACGTCCTGGTCCACGTCGAGATGGCCGACGGGAGGACGTGGACGACGATTGCGCGCCCGTCGCAGCCGTGGGTCGAGATGGCCGCGTCGCAGACGTGGATGGAAGTCGCGACGACGTACGTGGTGCAGGGGATCCGACACATCCTCTTCGGGGCCGACCACATGCTGTTCGTGCTCGGCTTGCTGCTGATCGTGCACGACCGCTGGATGCTGCTGAAGACGGTGACGGCGTTCACGGCGGCGCACAGCATCACGCTCGCCGTCGCAACGCTCGGCTACGCGGAGGCGCCCACCGAGCCGCTGAACGCAGCGATCGCCCTCAGTATCTTGTTCCTGGGGCCCGAGATCGTTCGCACGTGGCGCGGCCAGACGAGCTTCACCATCCGCCATCCGTGGGTGGTGGCGTTCGCCTTCGGGCTGCTCCACGGATTCGGCTTCGCGACCGCGCTCACCAGCGCCGGTCTCCCTCGGAGCGAGCTGCCGCTGGCGTTGGTCAGCTTCAACGTCGGCGTCGAGTTCGGGCAGGTCGGTTTCATCGCGCTCGTCCTGGCGCTCGAGCGGTCGTTCCACGTGCTGCAGATCCGTTGGCCCCGCTGGGCACAGGCGCTGCCGGGCTATGCGGTCGGCACGCTGGGGGCGTTCTGGACGTGGCAGCGCCTCGCGATTCTGTTCGGGATCACATGA
- a CDS encoding HupE/UreJ family protein — MTGHGRLRRAITVLAILNAQTALAHVQRGEAAGFLTGFRHPISGWDHVLAMVAVGLWGAQLGAPAIWVLPVAFPLVMAMGGMLALIGVPLPGIEVGIAASAVLLGAAVMFEVRPPLVVAASLVGVFAVFHGHAHGTELPAGQSALLYSMGFVMATGSLHALGIGIGTVHRWTWGRTLLRAAGAVVATGGIFFMWKALA; from the coding sequence ATGACGGGACACGGGCGACTGCGTCGGGCGATCACGGTCCTCGCGATCCTCAACGCGCAGACCGCGCTCGCGCACGTCCAGCGAGGCGAGGCCGCCGGCTTTCTCACCGGCTTCCGCCATCCGATCTCCGGATGGGATCACGTGCTCGCCATGGTCGCCGTCGGACTGTGGGGCGCTCAGCTCGGAGCGCCCGCGATCTGGGTGCTGCCCGTCGCATTTCCCCTCGTGATGGCGATGGGTGGGATGCTGGCGTTGATCGGCGTGCCGCTCCCGGGGATCGAGGTGGGCATCGCGGCATCGGCCGTGCTGCTCGGGGCGGCGGTGATGTTCGAGGTGCGCCCGCCGCTCGTCGTCGCGGCGTCGCTGGTCGGCGTCTTCGCCGTCTTTCACGGTCACGCGCACGGGACCGAATTGCCGGCGGGCCAGAGCGCGCTCCTCTACAGCATGGGGTTCGTGATGGCGACCGGATCGCTGCATGCGTTGGGCATCGGCATCGGCACCGTCCATCGCTGGACGTGGGGCCGGACGTTGCTGCGTGCGGCCGGCGCGGTGGTGGCGACCGGCGGCATCTTCTTCATGTGGAAGGCGCTGGCATGA
- a CDS encoding HupE/UreJ family protein has product MRAGVVVAVVLIHCVPAEAHLNSTGMGPVYDGVAHFFTSPEDAVPALALALLAGLRGAAYGRRAAFTLPAAWLAGCIAGMTATTSAGNAVLSSFWFLLLGGMVAANVELSLPMLTVLASGLGLVHGYMNGTGMGHSEPALVAVLGLVSAVFVLSVLVSAVVVSLRAEWARIAVRVAGSWITASGLLMLGWAFRR; this is encoded by the coding sequence ATGAGAGCCGGTGTCGTCGTTGCCGTCGTTCTGATCCATTGCGTGCCGGCCGAGGCGCACCTCAACTCGACCGGCATGGGGCCGGTCTACGACGGCGTGGCGCACTTCTTCACGAGCCCGGAAGACGCGGTTCCCGCGCTCGCACTGGCGTTGCTGGCCGGACTGCGCGGCGCCGCATACGGTCGACGTGCCGCGTTCACGCTGCCTGCCGCGTGGCTCGCGGGCTGCATCGCCGGCATGACCGCCACCACCAGTGCGGGCAACGCCGTCCTCTCGTCGTTCTGGTTCCTGCTGCTCGGCGGCATGGTGGCCGCCAACGTCGAGCTCTCGCTGCCAATGCTTACGGTGCTGGCGTCGGGGCTCGGTCTGGTCCACGGCTACATGAACGGCACCGGGATGGGGCATTCGGAGCCCGCGTTGGTTGCGGTTCTGGGGCTGGTTTCGGCCGTGTTCGTCCTGAGCGTTCTGGTCTCCGCCGTCGTCGTGAGTCTGCGCGCCGAATGGGCGCGGATCGCCGTGCGCGTCGCCGGGAGCTGGATCACCGCAAGTGGGCTCCTGATGCTCGGCTGGGCGTTCCGTCGGTGA
- a CDS encoding cation-translocating P-type ATPase: MLGSPPEPVDPQTLRGLSDAEASARLQADGPNELPRKERRSALSILLGILVEPMIALLVGVGVVYLLIGEPREATLLLASIGIVIAIDLVQEGKTERTLAALRDLSSPRALVIRDGQHRRIAGREVVLGDLVVIAEGDRVPADGVIVWTQHLLVDESLLTGEAVPVRKTAGSPDVAPMEPGGDGSPHVYSSTLVVAGQGIALVQATGPRTVVGRIGHSVATLAPEPSPLQREMHLLVRVVGSVALFVCVAAAVVYALRHGSWLEGVLVGLTFAISLVPEEFPVILTVLLALGAWRIAQRHVLTRRMPAIEALGATTVLCVDKTGTLTENRMTVRELRVGESVWTVDRSAADGLPETFHALVEFAVLASQRNPFDPMERAFHHLAYEWLRGTEHLHGNWALEREYPLSQRLLALSHVWSAPDARRYVIAAKGAPEAILDLCHAEPAWIANVRAAADVMGARGLRVLAVARAFFERRALPEDQHDFTFEFLGLVGLHDPVRAGVPDAVAECRGAGIRVVMLTGDHAMTARTIAGEVGLGTSLDVAVGTDLARTSAGELADVASRTSVFARIAPDQKLRLVEALASRGEVVAMTGDGVNDAPALKAAHVGIAMGGRGTDVAREAASLVLLDDAFGSIVDAVRLGRRIYDNLRKASTFVLVVHVAIAGIALVPVLFDWPLILFPVHVVFLELIIDPACSLVFEAEPEERGIMTRPPRRRDAPLLTSGILVIGVLQGIGLLSIVLAIFATATAYETGEKVARALAYTALVVGNLAVIATNQSWTRAAWLKSFWRNRTALAVATGASATLALILGVPWLRDVFGFGVPSAGALVVSALLAVASVAWVDVLRIDRRLV, encoded by the coding sequence ATGCTCGGATCCCCGCCCGAACCCGTCGATCCTCAGACGCTTCGCGGTCTGAGCGACGCGGAGGCGAGCGCACGCCTCCAGGCGGACGGTCCCAACGAACTCCCTCGCAAGGAACGCCGATCCGCCCTCTCCATCCTGCTCGGCATACTCGTCGAGCCGATGATCGCCCTCCTGGTGGGAGTGGGCGTCGTATACTTGCTGATCGGCGAGCCACGCGAGGCGACGCTGCTTCTCGCGTCCATCGGGATCGTGATCGCGATCGACCTCGTGCAGGAAGGCAAGACGGAACGCACGCTCGCGGCGTTACGAGATCTGTCGAGCCCGCGGGCGCTCGTCATCCGCGACGGGCAGCACCGACGCATCGCCGGACGGGAGGTCGTGCTCGGCGATCTGGTCGTCATCGCGGAGGGCGATCGCGTGCCCGCAGACGGTGTGATCGTCTGGACGCAGCACCTGCTCGTCGACGAGTCGCTCCTCACCGGTGAAGCCGTGCCGGTTCGCAAGACGGCAGGCTCCCCCGATGTCGCACCGATGGAGCCCGGCGGCGACGGATCGCCGCACGTGTACTCCAGCACGCTGGTGGTGGCAGGGCAGGGGATCGCCCTCGTGCAGGCAACTGGACCACGCACCGTCGTGGGCCGCATCGGCCATTCGGTGGCGACACTCGCGCCCGAGCCGAGCCCGCTCCAGCGCGAGATGCATCTGCTCGTGCGCGTGGTCGGCAGCGTCGCGCTCTTCGTGTGCGTCGCAGCCGCGGTGGTCTACGCGCTTCGGCACGGGAGCTGGCTCGAAGGCGTCCTGGTCGGGCTCACATTCGCGATCTCCCTCGTGCCCGAAGAGTTTCCGGTGATCCTCACCGTGCTCCTCGCCCTGGGTGCATGGCGGATCGCGCAGCGTCATGTGCTGACGCGCCGGATGCCGGCGATCGAGGCGCTCGGCGCGACCACCGTGCTGTGCGTCGACAAGACGGGAACCCTCACCGAGAACCGGATGACCGTGCGCGAGCTTCGCGTCGGCGAGTCCGTGTGGACCGTGGACCGATCAGCGGCCGACGGCCTGCCCGAGACATTCCACGCGCTGGTCGAGTTCGCGGTGCTCGCGAGCCAGCGCAATCCCTTCGATCCGATGGAGCGCGCGTTCCACCATCTCGCGTACGAATGGCTTCGCGGGACCGAACATCTCCACGGCAACTGGGCGCTCGAGCGCGAGTATCCCTTGTCGCAGCGCCTGCTGGCGCTCTCGCACGTGTGGAGCGCGCCCGACGCGCGGCGCTACGTCATCGCGGCCAAGGGTGCACCCGAGGCGATCCTCGACCTCTGCCACGCCGAACCAGCGTGGATAGCGAACGTCCGCGCCGCTGCGGACGTGATGGGCGCGCGCGGCCTGCGGGTCCTGGCCGTCGCCAGAGCGTTCTTCGAGCGGCGGGCGTTGCCCGAAGATCAGCATGACTTCACGTTCGAGTTCCTGGGCCTCGTGGGACTGCACGACCCGGTCCGCGCCGGCGTTCCCGATGCGGTCGCCGAATGCCGGGGCGCGGGGATCCGTGTCGTGATGCTCACCGGCGATCACGCCATGACCGCGCGGACCATCGCCGGCGAAGTGGGGCTCGGTACGTCCCTCGACGTCGCGGTCGGCACGGACCTCGCCCGCACGTCCGCCGGCGAGCTCGCAGACGTCGCGTCGCGCACGAGCGTCTTCGCGCGCATTGCCCCGGATCAGAAGCTGCGGCTCGTCGAGGCGCTTGCCAGCCGGGGCGAGGTCGTCGCGATGACGGGCGATGGTGTCAACGATGCTCCCGCGCTCAAGGCGGCGCACGTCGGCATTGCGATGGGGGGCCGCGGCACGGACGTGGCCCGTGAGGCGGCGTCGCTCGTCCTGCTCGACGATGCATTCGGCTCCATCGTCGACGCCGTACGGCTCGGACGTCGGATCTACGACAACCTGCGGAAGGCGTCCACGTTCGTGCTGGTCGTCCACGTGGCGATCGCGGGTATCGCGCTCGTCCCGGTGCTGTTCGACTGGCCGCTGATCCTGTTCCCGGTGCACGTCGTCTTCCTGGAGCTCATCATCGATCCCGCGTGCTCGTTGGTGTTCGAGGCCGAGCCCGAGGAGCGTGGGATCATGACGCGGCCGCCGCGACGGCGGGACGCGCCCCTCCTCACGTCGGGCATATTGGTCATCGGGGTGCTCCAAGGGATCGGCCTGCTGAGCATCGTTCTGGCGATCTTCGCCACGGCGACGGCGTACGAGACGGGAGAGAAGGTGGCCCGGGCGTTGGCCTACACGGCGCTCGTCGTCGGGAACCTCGCCGTCATCGCGACCAACCAGAGCTGGACGCGCGCGGCGTGGCTGAAGTCGTTCTGGCGCAATCGCACCGCGCTCGCCGTCGCGACGGGCGCGAGCGCGACGTTGGCGCTGATCCTCGGGGTCCCGTGGCTGCGCGACGTGTTCGGATTCGGCGTTCCGTCGGCGGGGGCGCTCGTGGTCTCGGCGCTCTTGGCAGTGGCGAGCGTAGCGTGGGTCGATGTGCTGCGCATCGACCGTCGGCTGGTCTAG
- a CDS encoding NAD(P)/FAD-dependent oxidoreductase, protein MPIRFAVIGAGMAGILAAIKLREAGCDDVVVYEKADRLGGTWRENTYPGLSCDVPSHFYSYSFALNPEWTHRFSPGAEILAYFEDVARRSGVDALIRFGREVTRCAFERGRWRLGLSDGSTDEADFVIAATGVLHHPAYPDIPGVADFAGPCFHSARWDHDVAIAGKRVGVLGTGSSAIQIVGAIVDEVAELQLFQRTPQWVAPMENPAYTDEERATFRQSPAAMEAVREAVSRALTDGFANVLSDATSPVLQGIHDMCVAHLERSVRDPGLRERLRPSYRAACKRLIVSDRFYEAIQRPNATLVTEGIERVEPAGVRTRDGVLHPLDVLVLATGFRVDRFVRPMRVVGDHGAVLDDVWCEGPFAYMTLAVPDFPNLFMLNGPNGPVGNFSLIEVAELQMTYVLQMIERARSGAFRVTSPSREAMARFDAERRKAATTTIWNTGCKSWYLDASGLPTAWPFTFDRFRAEMAQPRFEDWVVHDGV, encoded by the coding sequence GTGCCCATTCGCTTCGCCGTCATCGGGGCCGGGATGGCCGGCATCCTCGCTGCCATCAAGTTGCGCGAGGCGGGCTGCGACGACGTCGTCGTCTACGAGAAGGCCGACCGTCTCGGCGGGACCTGGCGCGAGAACACGTATCCCGGTCTCTCCTGCGACGTGCCGTCGCACTTCTACAGCTACTCGTTCGCGCTCAATCCCGAGTGGACGCACCGCTTCTCGCCGGGGGCCGAGATCCTCGCGTACTTCGAGGACGTCGCGCGGCGCTCGGGAGTGGACGCTCTCATCCGCTTTGGCCGCGAGGTGACCCGCTGCGCATTCGAGCGCGGCCGATGGCGGCTCGGGCTCTCCGACGGATCGACCGACGAGGCGGACTTCGTCATCGCTGCGACCGGGGTGCTGCACCATCCGGCATATCCGGACATTCCCGGTGTCGCCGACTTTGCGGGACCGTGTTTCCACAGTGCGCGCTGGGACCACGACGTCGCGATCGCCGGGAAGCGCGTCGGCGTCCTCGGCACCGGGTCGAGCGCGATCCAGATCGTCGGGGCGATCGTGGACGAGGTCGCCGAGCTGCAGCTCTTCCAGCGCACGCCGCAGTGGGTCGCGCCGATGGAGAACCCCGCCTACACCGACGAGGAGAGAGCGACGTTCCGCCAGAGCCCGGCGGCGATGGAAGCGGTCCGGGAGGCGGTGAGCCGGGCGCTCACCGACGGGTTCGCGAACGTGCTCTCGGACGCGACGTCTCCGGTGCTGCAAGGCATCCACGACATGTGCGTCGCGCATCTCGAGCGCAGCGTGCGCGATCCCGGGCTGCGCGAGCGGCTGCGGCCGAGCTACCGCGCTGCGTGCAAGCGTCTCATCGTGTCGGATCGGTTCTACGAGGCGATCCAGCGTCCGAACGCGACGCTGGTCACCGAGGGCATCGAGCGCGTCGAGCCTGCCGGCGTCCGGACGCGCGACGGCGTGCTGCACCCGCTCGACGTGCTGGTCCTGGCCACCGGCTTTCGCGTCGATCGCTTCGTGCGCCCGATGCGGGTCGTCGGCGATCACGGCGCGGTGCTCGACGACGTCTGGTGCGAGGGGCCGTTCGCGTACATGACGCTGGCCGTCCCGGATTTCCCGAACCTCTTCATGTTGAACGGACCCAACGGCCCGGTCGGGAACTTCTCGCTGATCGAGGTCGCCGAGCTGCAGATGACCTACGTGCTCCAGATGATCGAGCGGGCTCGATCCGGCGCGTTCCGCGTGACGAGCCCGTCGCGCGAGGCGATGGCCCGCTTCGACGCCGAGCGCCGGAAGGCCGCCACGACGACCATCTGGAACACGGGCTGCAAGAGCTGGTACCTCGACGCCTCCGGGCTCCCGACCGCGTGGCCGTTCACCTTCGACCGCTTCCGCGCGGAGATGGCGCAACCGCGCTTCGAGGACTGGGTCGTCCACGACGGCGTCTGA
- a CDS encoding cytochrome P450, with product MTPSPFLDPTYMEDPYPRLKELRDEDPVHFVAPLGLWVILRHDDVKRLFSDAEIVTPDRSYWELFQPSAKGSYMRWVEEHSLFTLPPEEHSRLRRLFSVALTPRAVKRYDRQVRETVERFAAPLRGKSGVIDLMSTFSDPIPYAVISRIFGIPPAGDDERRFGRLAQTAIRGILPLADDTAKQAGEAAFLEIAMWVGTLSQVRRLTLEEDMISDLIRAQDRDDRLTDDEIIMMVTGLIAAGSETTAIGGMVAARQLLAHPDQMEKLRREPEWIPNAVSEILRTGFGMGGIAGPTRYAMRDFELRGKQIRKGQMLILSIDGAGRDPAVYDDPDRFDVTRDVSDLMTFGHGLHYCLGAHLARQEIGVMIEALLDILPPASRCREDLVEYQTIGPFRRPTTLPVEIGPGW from the coding sequence ATGACCCCGTCGCCCTTTCTCGATCCGACGTACATGGAGGATCCCTATCCCCGGCTGAAGGAGCTGCGGGACGAGGACCCGGTGCACTTCGTGGCGCCGCTCGGCCTGTGGGTGATCCTGCGTCACGACGACGTGAAGCGACTGTTCAGCGACGCGGAGATCGTCACCCCGGATCGTTCGTACTGGGAGCTTTTTCAGCCGTCGGCGAAGGGAAGCTACATGCGCTGGGTGGAGGAGCACAGTCTGTTCACCCTCCCTCCCGAAGAGCATTCGAGATTGCGACGGCTGTTCTCGGTTGCCCTCACGCCCCGCGCCGTGAAGCGCTACGATCGGCAAGTGCGCGAGACGGTCGAGCGTTTCGCCGCGCCGCTGCGCGGCAAGAGCGGAGTGATCGATCTGATGAGCACGTTCTCCGACCCGATCCCGTATGCCGTGATCAGTCGCATCTTCGGGATTCCGCCCGCGGGCGACGACGAGCGCCGATTCGGACGGCTCGCGCAGACGGCGATTCGCGGCATCCTCCCGCTGGCGGACGATACGGCGAAGCAGGCGGGCGAAGCGGCGTTTCTCGAAATCGCCATGTGGGTGGGCACGCTGAGCCAGGTCCGCCGGCTGACGCTCGAAGAGGACATGATCTCCGATCTCATTCGAGCCCAGGATCGTGACGACCGGCTCACCGACGACGAGATCATCATGATGGTCACCGGGCTCATCGCCGCGGGAAGCGAGACCACGGCGATCGGCGGCATGGTGGCGGCGAGGCAGTTGCTCGCACATCCCGATCAGATGGAGAAGCTGCGCCGCGAGCCGGAATGGATTCCGAACGCGGTGTCCGAGATCCTGCGTACGGGCTTCGGCATGGGCGGGATCGCCGGGCCGACACGGTATGCCATGCGCGATTTCGAGCTGCGCGGGAAGCAGATCCGCAAGGGGCAGATGCTGATCCTGTCGATCGATGGCGCGGGGCGCGATCCGGCGGTGTACGACGATCCCGATCGCTTCGACGTCACTCGTGACGTGTCCGACCTCATGACCTTCGGGCACGGCCTGCACTACTGCTTGGGCGCGCACCTGGCCCGCCAGGAGATCGGCGTCATGATCGAAGCATTGCTCGACATCCTGCCGCCCGCCTCGCGCTGCCGTGAGGACCTCGTCGAGTACCAGACCATCGGCCCCTTTCGGCGACCGACGACGCTGCCCGTCGAGATCGGCCCGGGTTGGTGA